From Virgibacillus ihumii, the proteins below share one genomic window:
- a CDS encoding VOC family protein, with protein sequence MLALDHIILASKDPKQAAEAFANKHNVTVLEGGKHEDWGTYNYLAYFSNDCYLEWLGIFDEDLAGKSENPLIDQLVRTLHSDVEGAIQYALRTNAMDDYLGHFHQHDVSFTGPIAASRNRPDGSLLEWRMLFPQAEIIRHPFLIEWNSEKNVPNDTALINKQQIDTFYPVMPNPNDFDTIFQTDHQLENVQFTPSAMMGFSISN encoded by the coding sequence ATGCTTGCACTTGACCATATTATTCTTGCTTCCAAAGACCCGAAACAGGCTGCAGAAGCTTTTGCCAACAAACATAATGTAACAGTTCTGGAAGGTGGGAAACATGAAGATTGGGGAACGTATAACTATCTCGCTTATTTCAGCAATGACTGTTACCTGGAATGGCTTGGAATTTTCGATGAAGATTTAGCTGGCAAGTCTGAAAATCCGCTGATTGACCAGCTTGTCCGCACCTTACACAGTGATGTGGAGGGGGCAATTCAATATGCACTGAGAACAAATGCAATGGATGATTATTTGGGGCATTTTCATCAACATGACGTATCATTTACCGGACCAATTGCCGCAAGCAGGAATCGCCCGGACGGTTCATTGCTGGAATGGCGAATGCTTTTTCCACAAGCTGAAATCATCCGTCATCCATTTCTGATTGAGTGGAATAGCGAAAAAAATGTGCCGAATGACACTGCCCTCATCAACAAACAGCAAATCGACACCTTTTATCCCGTAATGCCCAACCCAAATGACTTCGACACCATTTTTCAAACGGACCATCAACTTGAAAATGTGCAGTTTACACCGTCAGCCATGATGGGATTTTCCATATCCAACTAA
- a CDS encoding HAMP domain-containing sensor histidine kinase yields the protein MKLSTKIRLFSSLFMLILVLLVNTAIYYMFHTMSLNGERAELTEQANEIVTALNDSPNIAKSDLLRAYLPTDGMIRVVGKDGNLLMSTLTKDWSYKDLPSSYSKKQTSRIIPLKDQANFLTVSKPIIWKNGEVATLQVYKQLVAHTETMETLFYVLMVASIIVLIPTIIAGSLLGRFILNPIKSLTSTMKENISSTNWKKINLENRSRDELYEMEKTFNVMIDYLKDNFEKQEIFVSDASHELKTPISIVKSYAQLLKRRGRENPELINESVQAIDSEADRMQKLVEQMLLLAKNQEQGAYSKLNIVQLAWATVDQFKGAYNRELIVETDSQDIYVNGNYDQLQQVIYILIDNALKYSDKSVNITLSQQPSEVQINVQDYGQGIPQEEMEKIFDRFYRMEKSRSRELGGTGLGLAIAKAIMEKHHGSLSVISNPGEGSTFSMMLPTINRN from the coding sequence ATGAAACTATCAACTAAAATCCGCCTGTTTTCCAGCCTGTTTATGCTTATACTGGTGTTGCTCGTCAATACGGCAATCTACTATATGTTTCATACGATGTCACTGAACGGGGAAAGGGCGGAACTGACTGAGCAGGCGAATGAGATTGTGACAGCGCTAAATGACTCACCTAATATTGCAAAAAGTGATTTGCTGAGAGCGTACCTCCCTACGGATGGAATGATTCGGGTGGTTGGGAAAGATGGTAATCTACTTATGTCAACTTTGACGAAAGACTGGTCTTATAAGGATCTGCCATCAAGCTATTCAAAAAAACAAACGAGCAGGATCATTCCATTAAAGGATCAGGCTAATTTTTTGACTGTTTCCAAACCAATTATCTGGAAAAATGGAGAAGTGGCAACATTACAGGTATATAAGCAGCTTGTCGCACATACGGAAACAATGGAAACCTTGTTTTATGTTTTAATGGTGGCATCCATCATCGTGCTGATTCCGACCATTATCGCCGGTTCTTTACTGGGACGGTTTATTTTAAATCCAATTAAGTCATTGACGTCCACAATGAAGGAAAATATCTCATCCACCAATTGGAAAAAAATTAATTTGGAGAACAGATCGCGTGATGAACTTTACGAAATGGAGAAGACCTTTAATGTGATGATTGACTATTTGAAGGATAACTTTGAAAAACAGGAAATTTTCGTATCGGATGCATCGCATGAATTAAAGACGCCAATCTCCATCGTAAAAAGTTATGCCCAACTATTGAAACGGCGCGGCCGGGAGAACCCGGAACTTATAAATGAGTCGGTGCAGGCAATTGATTCAGAAGCAGATCGCATGCAAAAGTTGGTTGAGCAAATGCTGCTGCTCGCCAAAAATCAGGAACAGGGAGCCTACAGCAAGCTAAATATTGTACAATTAGCATGGGCAACCGTTGATCAGTTTAAGGGAGCCTATAATCGTGAATTGATTGTGGAAACAGATTCCCAGGATATTTACGTGAATGGGAATTATGATCAATTGCAGCAGGTAATTTATATTTTAATCGACAATGCATTGAAATATAGTGACAAGTCGGTAAACATCACTCTTTCACAGCAACCTTCTGAAGTGCAGATAAATGTTCAGGATTATGGTCAAGGAATCCCGCAGGAGGAAATGGAAAAAATCTTTGACAGGTTTTACCGGATGGAAAAATCACGAAGCCGTGAGCTTGGTGGAACTGGGCTTGGCCTGGCAATTGCAAAAGCTATTATGGAGAAACATCATGGCAGTTTATCTGTCATAAGTAATCCGGGTGAAGGGTCCACTTTCAGCATGATGCTGCCGACAATAAACAGAAATTAA
- a CDS encoding GNAT family N-acetyltransferase: MQNPILSDFPTEFYTERLYIRMPKPGDGKGVSAAIQASKAELKKWLPFAQKDQTVEEVEANVREAHAAFLKREDLRMHIFHRETGELVGLTGLHRIDWGVPKFEIGYWLDSRKTGQGYITEAVKGLTQFAFRELGANRIEIQCDAKNHKSRAIPERLGFILEGIHYNDSIAVDGDELRDTCVFAKVR; this comes from the coding sequence ATGCAGAATCCGATTTTAAGCGATTTTCCAACTGAATTTTATACGGAGCGATTGTATATTAGGATGCCAAAACCAGGTGATGGCAAGGGTGTTTCTGCAGCGATTCAAGCAAGTAAAGCGGAGTTGAAAAAGTGGCTGCCGTTTGCCCAAAAAGACCAGACCGTTGAAGAAGTCGAGGCAAATGTTCGTGAAGCACATGCTGCATTTTTGAAAAGAGAGGATCTGCGGATGCACATTTTTCACCGGGAGACGGGAGAGTTAGTCGGTTTGACTGGCCTGCATCGGATTGACTGGGGAGTTCCTAAATTTGAGATCGGCTATTGGCTTGATTCACGAAAAACTGGACAAGGATACATAACAGAAGCAGTGAAAGGTCTGACGCAATTTGCGTTCAGGGAGCTGGGCGCCAATCGTATTGAAATTCAGTGCGATGCAAAGAATCACAAGAGCAGGGCGATCCCGGAACGGCTTGGCTTTATATTGGAAGGGATTCATTACAATGATTCAATTGCAGTAGATGGAGATGAGTTGCGGGACACGTGTGTTTTTGCCAAGGTGCGATAA
- a CDS encoding Na+/H+ antiporter subunit A, which translates to MLTMHAAIIIPFIVAAFIPFLAKRLKTLHIGWFVLLVPFGLFILLASYIPEIADGEIFLQTIHWIPSYDINFTTYMDGLSMILGLLITGVGALVVLYSIYYLSPEESLKHFYVFLLLFMGAMLGLVLSDNILVLYVFWELTSISSFLLIAFWYHRKRSREGAEKSLLITVSGGFAMLVGFIMLYVMTGTFSVREIIREVSQYTDHTLFLPAMVLILIGAFTKSAQFPFHIWLPDAMEAPTPVSAYLHSATMVKAGIYLVARFTPVFGGEALWFWLVGGVGCLTLFWGSFNAVKQTDLKALLAYSTVSQLGMIMTMFGIGSAALYYGYTTESVIYTQAIFAALFHLVNHSTFKGALFMVIGIVDHEVGTRDIRKLGGLVTLMPITFTISLIGSFSMAGLPPFNGFLSKEMFFTSVLTMSEMNIFSMETWGVLFPVIAWVASVFTFIYSMIIVFKAFFGPYQLGKLERPGHEPPIGMLIAPAVLGLIVVGLFFFPNMLGNNLLKPAVAGIFPTFPEDELGMKITPWHGFNTELFMTIGVVSAGLLLYLTLRYWKGIYRLFPEKWTFNVLFRYVLDQLEIKSRVVTDSYMTGFLRDYFVYIFLFFSILIGGALIYTGAFDFEVSGNAPISVYEWILAVVMMVAGISILFAKSRLTAILLNGVLGYSIAVFFVLFRAPDLALTQVGIETVTTVLFLVSYYFLPEWQKENTPKRTKGLNILISLSVGAVFIIVALAAQSGKLFETISGYYENSYQLAGGKNIVNTILGDFRAFDTMLEVVVLLIAGIGVYSFVKSKSKKGGHNLED; encoded by the coding sequence TTGTTAACGATGCATGCAGCAATTATTATTCCTTTTATAGTTGCCGCCTTTATTCCTTTTTTAGCGAAACGACTGAAAACACTACATATCGGCTGGTTTGTACTGCTTGTCCCATTTGGACTGTTTATTTTGCTTGCAAGCTATATTCCGGAGATAGCTGATGGGGAAATCTTTTTGCAAACGATTCATTGGATTCCCAGCTATGACATTAATTTCACAACATACATGGACGGGCTCAGCATGATTTTGGGACTCTTAATTACCGGTGTAGGGGCTCTTGTGGTTCTTTACTCTATTTATTATTTATCCCCGGAGGAATCCTTAAAGCATTTTTATGTCTTTTTGCTGTTATTTATGGGTGCAATGCTCGGGCTTGTGCTTTCAGATAATATCCTGGTTTTATACGTGTTTTGGGAATTGACAAGTATTTCCTCTTTTCTATTAATTGCGTTTTGGTACCATCGGAAAAGATCCAGGGAAGGTGCGGAAAAGTCGCTGCTTATTACGGTTAGCGGCGGCTTTGCGATGCTTGTCGGCTTTATTATGTTGTACGTGATGACAGGTACCTTCAGTGTCCGTGAGATTATCCGTGAAGTTTCGCAGTATACGGACCATACCCTTTTTCTGCCTGCAATGGTATTGATTCTTATAGGAGCATTTACGAAGTCGGCACAATTCCCTTTTCACATTTGGCTGCCGGACGCCATGGAAGCCCCAACACCGGTCAGTGCTTATTTGCATTCCGCTACGATGGTAAAAGCAGGAATTTATCTAGTTGCCCGTTTTACACCGGTTTTCGGCGGAGAAGCATTGTGGTTCTGGCTCGTTGGAGGGGTTGGTTGTTTAACACTTTTCTGGGGTTCGTTTAATGCAGTGAAACAAACCGATCTCAAGGCATTGCTTGCCTATTCAACTGTAAGTCAGCTCGGTATGATTATGACGATGTTCGGTATCGGATCAGCTGCACTTTATTATGGTTATACAACAGAATCTGTAATCTATACACAAGCAATATTTGCGGCACTTTTCCATTTAGTGAATCATTCAACCTTTAAAGGTGCGCTCTTTATGGTTATCGGAATTGTCGACCATGAGGTGGGAACTCGGGATATTCGCAAACTGGGCGGTTTGGTTACATTAATGCCGATTACATTTACCATCTCATTAATCGGAAGCTTCTCAATGGCAGGATTACCGCCATTTAATGGGTTTTTAAGTAAGGAAATGTTTTTTACTTCTGTCTTAACCATGAGTGAAATGAACATTTTCTCGATGGAAACCTGGGGAGTGCTGTTCCCGGTAATTGCTTGGGTTGCCAGTGTGTTTACGTTTATTTATTCGATGATTATTGTTTTTAAGGCATTTTTCGGGCCGTATCAGTTGGGAAAGCTGGAACGTCCGGGACATGAACCTCCGATCGGAATGCTGATTGCACCCGCTGTTTTGGGTTTGATTGTGGTAGGCTTGTTTTTCTTTCCGAACATGTTGGGTAATAATTTACTTAAACCGGCGGTGGCAGGAATTTTCCCTACATTCCCTGAAGACGAGCTTGGTATGAAAATTACACCATGGCATGGTTTTAATACGGAATTATTTATGACGATTGGCGTGGTTTCTGCCGGACTCTTATTGTATCTCACATTGCGTTACTGGAAAGGGATTTACAGACTGTTTCCGGAAAAATGGACATTTAATGTGTTATTCCGTTATGTGCTGGATCAGCTCGAAATCAAATCCAGAGTTGTAACCGACTCTTATATGACAGGGTTCCTGCGTGACTATTTTGTTTATATCTTTTTATTCTTTAGCATACTGATAGGCGGAGCGTTAATCTACACAGGAGCGTTTGATTTTGAAGTATCCGGCAATGCACCGATTTCTGTCTATGAATGGATTCTTGCTGTTGTCATGATGGTTGCTGGAATTTCCATTCTTTTTGCCAAATCACGGTTGACTGCCATTTTGCTGAACGGGGTGCTTGGATATTCCATTGCAGTTTTCTTTGTATTATTCCGGGCACCGGATCTGGCACTTACCCAGGTTGGTATTGAAACTGTAACGACGGTTCTCTTCCTTGTCAGTTATTATTTTTTGCCGGAATGGCAAAAGGAGAATACGCCTAAGCGTACAAAGGGCCTTAATATCCTTATATCTTTATCGGTTGGTGCAGTCTTCATCATCGTTGCGCTTGCTGCCCAAAGCGGGAAATTGTTTGAAACCATATCCGGTTATTATGAAAATTCCTATCAGCTTGCCGGAGGGAAAAATATTGTCAATACAATATTAGGCGATTTCCGGGCTTTTGATACAATGCTCGAAGTGGTTGTTCTCCTGATTGCAGGGATTGGTGTATATTCCTTTGTCAAGTCGAAATCCAAAAAAGGAGGGCACAACCTTGAAGATTAA
- a CDS encoding Na(+)/H(+) antiporter subunit B: protein MKINDVILHAVTKIVVFILLTMAVYLFLSGHHNPGGGFIGGIILAAAFVLLFLAFDMETIKSGLPFDFKIVAAIGAFIAVCTGFGSLVFGEPFLSMTHGYFELPYFGETELTTVTIFETGVALTVVGVVVTIILTIGDDV from the coding sequence TTGAAGATTAATGATGTTATTTTGCATGCAGTAACAAAAATTGTCGTGTTTATTCTATTGACGATGGCAGTTTATTTATTTCTCTCCGGGCATCATAACCCCGGGGGCGGATTTATTGGAGGAATAATACTGGCTGCTGCTTTTGTGCTCCTCTTTCTTGCATTTGATATGGAAACGATAAAGTCCGGACTTCCATTTGATTTTAAAATTGTAGCAGCAATAGGTGCTTTCATCGCAGTTTGTACTGGCTTCGGTTCCCTTGTTTTCGGTGAGCCTTTTCTGAGTATGACCCATGGTTATTTTGAACTTCCATACTTCGGGGAAACAGAACTCACAACAGTTACCATTTTTGAAACCGGAGTAGCACTTACTGTTGTCGGAGTTGTGGTGACGATAATTCTTACGATTGGGGATGATGTATAA
- a CDS encoding Na+/H+ antiporter subunit D, giving the protein MTNILVLPMAIPVLTGIILIFLRHYIGAGRWISFSVMMANTFISLYILNQIQSEGILRLDFGGWEPPFGILFVADSFSMLLVLTTSLITAVCLLYAFSSIGEKREKMFFYPFVNFLVAGVNGSFLTGDIFNLYVNFEIMLLASYVLIALGDRKLQFRESIKYVAINVVSSFFFLIGIAYLYGMVGTLNMAHISQRVAESGQTPLLTVIGVVFLVVFSLKAGLFLYYWLPGSYSAPPTAVAALFGALMTKVGIYAMFRMFTLVFYHEPQITHNMIGILAALTLIGGSIGAIAYRDIRLIVSYNVLIAVGFIMVGLAVGTPEAIEGSIYYLVHDMVVKALLFLVAGTMIVLAGTARIDNMSGMIRNYPVLGWIFFIVTLSLAGIPPLSGFIGKVLVGQGAVETGAYILVALAFLSSIFVLYSLLRVFLNCFWGETIISVEDEIPMKKGWIIPCMLLTICTIGLGLGAEPLAVYVEDAANTLLNPEVYIDAVMNK; this is encoded by the coding sequence ATGACTAACATTCTTGTACTCCCAATGGCTATTCCTGTTCTGACAGGTATCATCCTTATTTTTCTCCGTCATTATATTGGTGCCGGGCGGTGGATAAGCTTCAGTGTAATGATGGCGAATACGTTCATTAGCCTTTATATTTTGAATCAAATTCAATCGGAAGGAATACTGCGGCTTGATTTTGGCGGATGGGAACCGCCATTTGGTATTTTGTTTGTCGCGGATTCTTTTTCTATGCTGCTCGTACTAACAACAAGTCTTATCACCGCGGTTTGTCTTTTATATGCTTTTTCCTCTATTGGTGAAAAGAGAGAAAAAATGTTTTTTTACCCGTTTGTGAATTTCCTTGTAGCAGGTGTGAATGGCTCTTTTTTAACCGGGGATATTTTCAATCTGTACGTTAATTTTGAGATTATGCTGTTGGCTTCTTATGTTCTTATTGCGCTTGGGGACAGAAAACTTCAATTTCGGGAATCAATCAAATATGTAGCCATTAATGTCGTCTCATCGTTCTTTTTCCTGATTGGGATTGCCTACCTTTATGGAATGGTTGGAACATTGAATATGGCGCATATATCACAGCGTGTAGCCGAATCCGGTCAGACACCGCTGTTAACAGTCATTGGTGTTGTATTTCTGGTGGTTTTCAGTTTAAAAGCCGGACTTTTTCTGTATTATTGGCTTCCCGGATCCTACAGTGCACCTCCAACTGCAGTTGCTGCACTGTTTGGGGCGCTTATGACAAAAGTCGGAATCTATGCCATGTTCCGTATGTTTACACTGGTTTTTTACCATGAACCTCAAATCACGCATAATATGATAGGGATTTTAGCTGCACTAACTCTAATTGGTGGAAGCATTGGCGCTATTGCGTACAGGGATATCCGCCTGATTGTTTCCTATAATGTATTGATTGCCGTCGGCTTTATTATGGTGGGGCTTGCTGTTGGAACACCCGAGGCAATTGAGGGATCCATCTATTATTTGGTGCATGATATGGTTGTGAAAGCATTGTTGTTTCTTGTGGCTGGTACCATGATTGTACTTGCCGGTACAGCAAGAATTGATAACATGAGCGGGATGATTAGGAATTACCCGGTGCTTGGCTGGATATTTTTCATAGTTACGTTGTCATTGGCCGGTATTCCCCCACTTAGCGGTTTTATTGGCAAAGTGCTGGTGGGTCAGGGTGCAGTCGAGACAGGAGCATATATCCTCGTTGCACTTGCTTTTTTGTCGAGTATCTTTGTATTGTATTCATTGCTGAGAGTCTTCCTGAACTGTTTTTGGGGAGAGACAATTATTAGTGTGGAAGATGAAATCCCCATGAAAAAAGGGTGGATTATACCATGCATGCTCCTGACAATTTGTACGATTGGTTTGGGATTGGGGGCCGAACCGCTCGCTGTCTATGTTGAAGATGCCGCAAATACACTTTTGAATCCGGAAGTTTATATTGATGCTGTGATGAACAAATAA
- a CDS encoding PepSY domain-containing protein — protein sequence MKKKVGFVLSILLGLSALGLGMYHTSASQAAPELSKEQIRDKVKNQYPGKITELEFDKEGKRAVYEVEVVQNGKEYEIIFDGNTGEVLSLEKHSVSKDDDDSDDRSEKDDDSSENDAAKNEKDDADDEKYDKDDRDDDENDRNEKAGNDNRDDDVNAKNNDKKNEANNNKTSKEPRISAAKAQDIALKEVPGTLVSSELDEDDGRLIYEIEVKSDKKEAEFDIDAYTGEIIMMSIDTAEKDDADDRDDDRNDDQDDKDNDRDDGNDQEDGSNNK from the coding sequence ATGAAGAAAAAAGTAGGATTTGTATTAAGTATTTTGCTCGGTTTATCTGCACTCGGTCTGGGCATGTATCACACAAGTGCTTCACAGGCAGCGCCGGAATTGTCAAAGGAACAGATTAGGGACAAGGTAAAAAATCAATATCCGGGTAAGATAACTGAATTGGAATTTGACAAAGAAGGCAAACGTGCAGTATACGAAGTGGAAGTAGTTCAGAATGGAAAAGAATATGAAATTATTTTTGACGGAAATACCGGCGAAGTACTCTCATTGGAAAAACATAGTGTTTCAAAAGACGATGATGATTCAGATGATCGGTCTGAAAAGGACGATGACAGCTCCGAAAATGATGCTGCCAAAAATGAAAAAGATGACGCAGATGATGAGAAATACGACAAGGATGACCGGGATGACGATGAGAATGACCGTAACGAAAAAGCGGGTAATGACAACCGTGATGATGACGTAAACGCGAAAAACAATGATAAAAAGAACGAAGCCAATAATAACAAAACATCCAAAGAACCCCGCATCAGCGCTGCAAAAGCACAGGATATTGCACTGAAAGAAGTTCCCGGAACATTAGTAAGCAGTGAATTGGATGAGGATGACGGCAGATTGATTTATGAAATTGAGGTGAAATCCGATAAAAAAGAAGCCGAATTTGATATCGATGCCTATACCGGTGAAATTATCATGATGTCAATCGATACTGCTGAAAAAGATGATGCCGATGACCGCGACGATGATCGTAACGATGACCAGGATGATAAAGACAACGATCGTGACGATGGTAACGATCAGGAAGATGGCAGTAATAATAAATAA
- a CDS encoding histidine kinase — protein sequence MKRIKGRMDESILVCVYYGPNGERLIRRGNKLADLLDCPLYVLTVDPIPYDEFDAEKSDYIERWKVLCDELDVEEFIVRDNEKRTSVKAIAEVVHNLNITQVVIGQTPQNRWEEITKGSFASSLQRVITFVDIHIVSIDRTLKGDEDTSTYEKGVRAFLQKDGEKYHLSFSRTKKNLYEGIFYKEIGTDFNNGVFKFINKDGKTCQVHVTDDKVTSVLKEEPNAKV from the coding sequence ATGAAAAGAATTAAGGGTCGTATGGATGAAAGCATTCTGGTTTGTGTGTATTATGGACCCAACGGCGAAAGACTGATCAGACGGGGCAACAAATTGGCTGACCTGTTGGATTGCCCGCTATATGTATTAACCGTTGATCCAATACCATATGACGAATTCGATGCAGAAAAATCCGATTATATCGAGCGTTGGAAGGTATTATGTGATGAACTGGATGTAGAGGAGTTCATTGTTCGCGACAATGAAAAACGCACTTCCGTTAAAGCAATTGCAGAAGTTGTTCACAATCTTAATATTACCCAAGTCGTGATTGGCCAAACTCCGCAGAACAGATGGGAAGAAATCACAAAAGGGTCCTTTGCCAGTTCCCTGCAGCGTGTCATTACATTTGTCGACATTCATATTGTCTCCATTGACAGAACACTCAAAGGGGATGAAGATACTTCCACCTATGAAAAAGGGGTACGTGCTTTTTTGCAAAAGGACGGCGAGAAATATCATCTCAGCTTCAGCAGAACGAAAAAAAACCTTTATGAAGGTATTTTCTATAAAGAAATCGGCACAGACTTTAATAATGGTGTTTTTAAATTTATCAACAAAGACGGCAAAACCTGCCAGGTACACGTCACAGATGATAAAGTAACCAGTGTTTTAAAAGAAGAACCAAATGCGAAAGTATAG
- a CDS encoding Na+/H+ antiporter subunit G: MNASEIGEFIAALLILIGSIIAVISAIGIIRFPDVYTRSHAATKSSTLSILLTLFGAFLFFWWGQSIFSVRILLGILFVFLTAPVAGHLISRAAYRRKVKMADTTVEDELYDVLHKKGAEDSKQHSE; encoded by the coding sequence TTGAACGCAAGCGAAATAGGTGAATTTATCGCGGCACTGCTAATCCTTATTGGCAGTATAATAGCTGTCATAAGCGCGATAGGGATTATACGCTTTCCGGATGTCTATACTCGTTCCCATGCAGCTACGAAAAGCTCGACATTGTCTATCCTGTTGACATTATTTGGTGCATTTCTGTTTTTCTGGTGGGGACAGTCCATTTTCAGTGTTCGTATTCTCCTGGGAATTCTGTTTGTATTTTTAACAGCCCCGGTTGCAGGCCATCTTATTTCTAGAGCAGCATATCGCCGAAAAGTTAAAATGGCTGACACAACTGTAGAAGATGAATTATATGATGTACTCCATAAAAAAGGAGCGGAGGACAGTAAGCAGCATTCTGAATAG
- a CDS encoding Na+/H+ antiporter subunit E produces MPAQFLLNLSIAFLWMMFKDESDLNFTTFVTGYIIGIGIIFVMHRFFGDRFYLHRFYMVMKLVFIFISELMQSSIHTLKHILRPNIRIKPGIFKYETELRGEWEIPALGLLLTLTPGSVVLEVTPDGDAFYIHAMDVEESKEMLLKSLSKFEKAIMEVTR; encoded by the coding sequence GTGCCTGCCCAGTTTTTACTGAATTTAAGTATTGCATTTCTATGGATGATGTTTAAAGATGAAAGTGATTTAAACTTTACCACTTTTGTTACGGGGTACATTATTGGGATTGGTATTATTTTTGTTATGCACCGGTTTTTCGGCGACCGGTTTTATTTACACAGATTCTATATGGTCATGAAACTTGTTTTTATATTTATTTCCGAGCTGATGCAGTCCAGCATCCATACCCTGAAACATATTTTACGGCCAAACATTCGGATCAAGCCGGGAATTTTTAAATATGAAACAGAGCTCAGAGGTGAATGGGAGATACCTGCTCTCGGTCTGCTTTTGACATTGACCCCGGGTTCCGTTGTGTTGGAAGTGACCCCTGATGGGGATGCTTTTTATATTCACGCAATGGATGTGGAAGAATCTAAGGAAATGCTGTTGAAGTCTCTTTCCAAATTTGAAAAAGCTATTATGGAGGTGACAAGGTAA
- a CDS encoding Na(+)/H(+) antiporter subunit C, producing METLIIVLAGVLVSAATYLLLSRSVIRVILGTAILSHAAHLLIISMGGLKTGAVPILGKEVSSFTDALPQALILTSIVISFAVTAIMLVLAIRAYQKLGTDNLLKLRGFNDD from the coding sequence ATGGAAACATTAATAATCGTCCTGGCCGGGGTACTGGTTTCAGCAGCTACTTATTTGCTGCTTTCCAGAAGTGTGATTCGGGTTATTCTGGGAACGGCAATTCTCTCACATGCCGCACATCTTTTGATTATCAGTATGGGCGGGTTGAAAACAGGGGCGGTGCCTATATTGGGTAAAGAAGTGTCTTCCTTTACCGATGCTCTTCCACAGGCACTGATTTTAACATCCATTGTCATCAGTTTTGCCGTCACTGCCATCATGCTCGTACTTGCAATTAGGGCCTATCAAAAGCTGGGAACTGATAATCTTCTGAAGTTGAGAGGTTTTAATGATGACTAA
- a CDS encoding Na(+)/H(+) antiporter subunit F1, which translates to MTEIMLITALVLFGLASAITLVRIIIGPSLPDRIIALDMIGVILVSVVAVISVLLNTKAFLEVILILAILAFISTIAFARYIERGVVIERKRNR; encoded by the coding sequence ATGACAGAAATCATGCTCATTACAGCACTGGTTTTATTTGGATTGGCAAGTGCTATTACACTGGTTCGTATTATCATTGGACCGAGTCTTCCTGATAGGATCATTGCACTGGATATGATTGGGGTTATCCTTGTATCTGTGGTTGCTGTAATTTCTGTTCTGCTCAATACCAAAGCGTTTCTTGAAGTTATCCTGATTCTGGCTATATTGGCTTTTATCAGTACCATTGCTTTTGCAAGATACATAGAGAGGGGGGTTGTCATTGAACGCAAGCGAAATAGGTGA
- a CDS encoding response regulator transcription factor produces MDKSNILIVEDEQKLSRVLQLELEYENYITEIADNGKDALNKLEKSQWDLVLLDIMLPELSGMEVLRRFRRSNQTTPIILLTARDQVHDKVSGLDLGANDYMTKPFQIEELLARIRVHLRQRTTIEQNGEQLSVGDLMVDIGTREVSRSGKQIELTPREFDLLIYLLKNKNQVLTRDQLIEHVWGFDYYGDTNVVDVYIRYLRQKIDKEFDRAYIQTVRGVGYTIKEIHNETIN; encoded by the coding sequence ATGGATAAATCAAACATATTAATCGTGGAGGATGAACAGAAACTCAGCAGGGTACTGCAGCTTGAACTGGAATACGAAAATTATATTACGGAAATTGCAGATAATGGAAAGGATGCGCTGAACAAACTGGAAAAAAGCCAATGGGATCTGGTGCTGCTGGATATCATGCTTCCTGAACTTAGTGGGATGGAGGTCCTGAGGAGATTCAGGCGCAGCAATCAGACGACGCCTATTATTCTCCTAACAGCAAGAGATCAGGTGCACGATAAAGTGAGCGGTTTGGATCTTGGGGCGAATGACTATATGACCAAACCTTTTCAGATTGAGGAGCTGCTGGCAAGAATTCGTGTTCACTTGAGACAGCGGACGACTATCGAGCAAAATGGTGAGCAGCTTTCCGTCGGTGATTTGATGGTTGATATTGGAACGCGGGAAGTTTCAAGAAGCGGTAAGCAGATTGAATTGACTCCGCGTGAATTTGATTTGCTCATCTACTTGCTGAAAAATAAAAATCAGGTTTTAACAAGGGATCAACTTATTGAACATGTCTGGGGCTTTGACTATTATGGCGACACCAACGTAGTGGACGTTTATATCCGTTATTTGCGCCAAAAAATTGATAAGGAATTTGACAGGGCGTACATTCAGACTGTGCGTGGTGTCGGTTATACGATAAAGGAAATTCATAATGAAACTATCAACTAA